One segment of Chloroflexota bacterium DNA contains the following:
- a CDS encoding nucleotidyltransferase family protein → MPSEELAAFCEHWQISELALFGSVLRDDFGPESDIDVLVSFLPEAEHGLFDMVNMEEELSQLLGRKVDLVSRRGIERSRNYIRRRAILDSAEVIYATR, encoded by the coding sequence ATGCCCTCAGAGGAGCTGGCCGCCTTCTGCGAGCATTGGCAGATTTCGGAGTTGGCGCTCTTCGGATCGGTGCTGCGGGACGACTTTGGGCCTGAGAGCGACATTGACGTGTTGGTCAGCTTTCTGCCGGAAGCTGAGCATGGCCTCTTTGACATGGTCAACATGGAGGAGGAATTGAGCCAGTTGCTCGGACGCAAGGTGGACTTGGTCAGCCGCCGCGGGATCGAGCGAAGCCGAAACTACATCCGCCGACGGGCGATTCTCGATTCCGCCGAGGTCATCTATGCAACGCGATGA
- a CDS encoding DUF86 domain-containing protein — translation MQRDESAYLLDMLLEARAALEITSGLTHREFEQGNLHWRATLNAVQNIGEAASRIGAATRQAHPEIPWHRIVAFRNRVVHKYFEVDLDVLWRITQVELLELISQIEPLVPPEESG, via the coding sequence ATGCAACGCGATGAAAGTGCCTATTTGCTGGATATGCTTCTGGAAGCGCGGGCCGCGTTGGAGATCACGTCCGGGCTCACCCATCGCGAGTTCGAACAGGGCAACCTTCACTGGCGCGCAACGCTGAATGCGGTTCAGAACATCGGTGAGGCCGCATCTAGGATCGGCGCGGCCACCCGGCAAGCACACCCGGAAATCCCCTGGCACCGGATCGTCGCCTTCCGAAATCGAGTCGTCCATAAGTATTTTGAAGTCGATCTAGATGTTCTGTGGCGGATCACTCAAGTTGAATTGCTTGAACTCATATCCCAGATCGAGCCGCTAGTTCCACCAGAGGAGTCGGGGTAG